The nucleotide sequence ACCTCTTATTTTGGTTAAATATTGAGGAGCTCTTGATTTACTCCTTTTTCAAACCGCTTTGTGATGCttttacttgagccgagggtctattggaaacaacctctctacctcccaagGTAGCAATAAGGTTTGCATGCccactaccctccccagaccccacttgtgggattatacgGGTTATGTTGTTGCTGCTAAGTCAGCGTTTGACATCTCTGTTCATTTagtatttatctttttctaatttttggaAAGTAATGCCTTTGGTCATTGAACCAAAATTTATTGGATAATCAGGTTATTTTATAGATGGAAGTGTTTTGAACAAAGTCTTGCCAAATTTTGATTCCATTACTTTCTGTCAAGTAGTATTTAACATCTAAAATATCATGAGTCACACTTCCGTGTTTTCTTCTACTACAGATATTCTAATATTTGACGGTCTTGGTGAAGTATCCATGAGTTCTCAGACCGTTAATACAGTTGAAGACATTTTTGACTCATCATTGAATCTAGAGGACACTCATTACAAAGAAGGATACTCGGAAGGCTATACGGATGGTCTAAGTTCTGGTAAAGATGAAGGCAACCAGGTAGGGCTCAAAACGGGGTTCGAAGTAGGCGAAGAATTAGGGTTTTACAGAGGTTGTATTGAAGTCTGGAATGCTGCAATCCTAGTTGAACCAACCTGTTTCTCATCCCGAGTGCAGAAAAACATCAAACAGATGGATGAATTGCTCCGTAAATACCCCTTCCCTGATCCAGAGAACGAGTCCGCCACTGATACTATTGATTCTTTGAGATTGAaatttagaactattagtgcaaccCTGAATATTAGACTGGAGTATGATGGGTACCCCAAAGCCTCTACAATCGATAAGTCCGGATTCTAATTGATTTAATCATCAATGGTCTGATCAGGTACTTCACTTGTAGACAATATAAATTCTAGTAGATGAGTGATGTCTATAAGCATTAATGATCTATGATTTGTGTAAGCATTGATTTCTGATAGTGCAAATAGACTGAAGAAATAACATTTCCTGAGAAGCACATTTTACTTCTTCGTAATCCTTTTTAGAAATCGAATGGATTTGGTCTTATCCATACGCAAGGAAGGTACTTTAGATAATCAAAAACTTATTGCATGTGATTTTATTATCTAAGTCAGATTTATTGGCTGCAGCACCTCCAGTGAAATAAACATATCTAGATGTATATATAGAAAACAGGATTATAcatcttaaaattatttataataagtGATTCTCTGGTTTTAAGATTAGATTAGGAAACTATAAGTCTAGCTTCCTGGTAAAAGCAAAATTATGATTAGGAAATTATGTATTGAACTCTAGTTGATCACTGTAGATGTGTGATTATTTAAGTTAAAATTATGTTATGAAGACAATTCATTCAAGCTTCTTGAGGATTAGTTCATTCTCAGATTAGGACTATGCTCAAGAGAGTGTACTTAAGCATCATCTATTGTTATGATGATAAATTTACGNNNNNNNNNNNNNNNNNNNNNNNNNNNNNNNNNNNNNNNNNNNNNNNNNNNNNNNNNNNNNNNNNNNNNNNNNNNNNNNNNNNNNNNNNNNNNNNNNNNNTAAAGTTTGTCATGAAAAGATAGACTTGTTAACTGCTATGGTAGATGCTTTAGAGAAAGCTATCACCACTATGATGTCTAAGAGGGGTATTTGGCCATCATCAAGAATCTTGGACCCATATACTCCTGAAGGTGCTAAAAGgcgaaaaaaataaatcaaaggcATTGTCAAGTGTCAAGATAAAAGCAAAGAGATAGGTTGAGCCTAGCATTGATGAGGAACTTTTAGACAACTATGATTACACGACTACTCccaattttaagttttttgtcaagactttttaattatgttttgtcATAGTGGTGAATGAATACCCATATCTGAATTGATATTTGTAATGTTTTGGGAGTTGATATTCATAGCTGTTTTAttagtataaattttttttgcaattaGCTATTACATTAGATGTTGAATTTTCACTGCAAGTACGTTAGTTGCTGAATTTTTCACAGCAAGTACGTTAGTTGCTGAATATTGCATAGCAATTGCTGCATTTTGCTACAACAAGTACGTTTGTTGTCAACAGTTTCATAGAAAATGCTGCATTATTATACAACAAGGgagttatttgttgaaaatttcaCAACAATTGCTTAAATTTGCTACAACAAGTATGTTAGTTGCTGAACATTGCACAACAATTGTTGTATTATGCTACAACAAGTATATTAGTTGCTAGAAATTGAGTTAAAATTTATCGCTAGTTGAttgcatcaatcatatttaatgataaatagagTGATATTAGTCGAATTGAAGAGTGTAGTTTAGATTTTATAGTTATCATATGCAATGACATAGTATTTCAAGATACACTAGACGTTCAATTAAACGATTGCAAATGTAATCAATAAAAATTGAGTTAAATGAACGCTAACTGATtggatcaatcatatttaatgataaatgGTGTGATATTAGACCAGTTTAAGAGTaaaattgagatttgattatgattataattgaattttattcaaCAAGCAACTTAGTTTCTACGAATTTCATAGCAATTGCTTAAATGTGCTACAACAAGGTTGCTATGAATTTCATAACAATTGCTGAAACATGATACAACAAGTACGTTAGTTGCTGAACATTGCACAACAATTGCTACGAATTGCACAACAGTTGTTGTATTATGATACAATAAGTACGTTAGTTGCTGAACATTGCACAACAATTATTGTATTATGCTACAACAAGTATGTTAGTTGCTGAACATTACACAACAATTGTTGCATTCTCCTACAACAAGTATGTAATTAAATGACCGTTTTAATTATAAATGAAGTGATATTAGTGTaatttaagagtgtaatttagatttttagttataaaatgcaatgagatagtaatttgagatacaATATATAATCAATTAAACGATTGCAAATGTAAtcaactaaaaactgaattaaATGACAGCTGGTTGAttaaatcaatcatatttattaATGATTTGACGACGAATAGAGTGATATTAGTCTAATTGAAAAGTgtaacttaaattttataattatcaaaagtgatgagatagtaatttgagatgtACTAGACGTTCAATCAAACAATTGCaaatttaatcaataaaaattgagttaaatgaactctaaataactgaatcaatcatatttaatgataaatgGTGTGATATTAGAccaatttaagaataaaattgagatttgattatgattataattgaattttcttcaaCAAGTAACTTAGTTGCTACGAATTTCATAGCAATTGCTTAAATGTGCTACAACAAGTAAGTTAGTCACTACAAATTGTACAACAATTGTTCTATTATGCTACAACAAGTACATTAGTTGC is from Capsicum annuum cultivar UCD-10X-F1 chromosome 5, UCD10Xv1.1, whole genome shotgun sequence and encodes:
- the LOC107871290 gene encoding protein LTO1 homolog produces the protein MQQNHYDILIFDGLGEVSMSSQTVNTVEDIFDSSLNLEDTHYKEGYSEGYTDGLSSGKDEGNQVGLKTGFEVGEELGFYRGCIEVWNAAILVEPTCFSSRVQKNIKQMDELLRKYPFPDPENESATDTIDSLRLKFRTISATLNIRLEYDGYPKASTIDKSGF